From the Deltaproteobacteria bacterium genome, the window CGATCTCGCGCTCCCGGGACGTGAGCGCCTCGGCGGCCGGCTGAGACAGCTGCGCGGTCAGCTGGGCCTGCAGCGCGGGTGGCATCCAGACGTGTCCCTCGGTGACGGCCTGAAGAGCCTCCATCAACGTCTCGAGGGCGAATCGCTTGAAGACCACGGCGCGCGCGCCGGCACGGATCGCCGCCAGCGCGTCTGCCGGCTGCTCGCTGGCCGTGACGACCACGACTCGGACGCGGCGGGCGATGCTCTCGATCTCGCCGAGCGCGTTGCGATCCATCTGCAGGTCGAGCAACAGGATGTCGCACGGCGTCCTGGTGAGAGCCGGCAGGAGGTCCGACACGCAATCGACCTCGGCGGCAACGGACACCTCGGGTTGAAGCTTGAACATCGACTTGAGGCCCTGACGGAAGAGCGCGTGATCGTCGGCGATGATCACCCGGAGCGGCCCCGGCATCGACGTCAGCACTCCGGAAGCTCGATCT encodes:
- a CDS encoding response regulator transcription factor — its product is MVDRLPGGGAAGRGPGGPRGSRRGARPDRASGVLTSMPGPLRVIIADDHALFRQGLKSMFKLQPEVSVAAEVDCVSDLLPALTRTPCDILLLDLQMDRNALGEIESIARRVRVVVVTASEQPADALAAIRAGARAVVFKRFALETLMEALQAVTEGHVWMPPALQAQLTAQLSQPAAEALTSREREIVRHVALGFRNAEVAQRLSISEVTVKTHLNNVFQKLKIRDRVELTLYAIRTGLIGIHEKAR